One window of the Bacillus oleivorans genome contains the following:
- a CDS encoding polysaccharide deacetylase family protein — protein MGFIFVLNGKRLKNVLLIIFTALFTAWFLFVQNYVQVPVFSTDQGPKAFYRGDQGVVLSFNIGWGDEKAEPILDTLEKLEVKNATFFLSGAWAERHPDLVERIIKNGYEIGILGFNYKDYSGIKDEEIRKDINYALTAFKKLGIKKVEFARAPTGHFDERFLKIADQYGLDVVHWSVDSKDWTNPGKDAIVANVSKAKKGDIILLHASDSAKQTAVALPLIISSLKDRNLEIIPLSQMISDAEPKSSEIK, from the coding sequence TCTTTACGGCATGGTTCTTGTTTGTTCAAAATTATGTACAAGTTCCTGTTTTTTCAACTGATCAGGGACCGAAGGCTTTTTATAGGGGAGATCAGGGCGTTGTATTGAGTTTTAATATTGGATGGGGAGATGAAAAAGCAGAGCCGATCCTAGACACCTTAGAAAAGCTAGAAGTGAAAAATGCCACTTTTTTTCTCTCGGGTGCCTGGGCTGAACGTCATCCAGATTTGGTTGAGCGTATAATCAAAAACGGATATGAGATTGGAATTTTAGGGTTTAATTACAAGGATTATTCAGGAATTAAAGACGAGGAGATACGTAAGGACATTAATTATGCTCTTACTGCGTTCAAAAAGCTAGGAATCAAAAAAGTAGAATTTGCCCGTGCTCCTACGGGACATTTTGATGAGCGTTTCTTAAAAATTGCCGATCAATATGGTTTAGATGTTGTTCATTGGAGTGTGGATTCAAAGGATTGGACGAATCCTGGGAAAGATGCGATTGTGGCGAACGTGTCAAAAGCGAAAAAGGGAGATATCATTCTTCTTCATGCTTCTGATTCAGCCAAGCAAACTGCAGTTGCTCTTCCTCTCATTATCAGTTCCCTTAAGGATAGGAACCTAGAGATAATCCCGCTTTCGCAAATGATTTCTGATGCTGAGCCAAAATCGAGTGAAATTAAATAA